The following coding sequences lie in one Lolium perenne isolate Kyuss_39 chromosome 2, Kyuss_2.0, whole genome shotgun sequence genomic window:
- the LOC127336149 gene encoding uncharacterized protein, producing the protein MSSPEAPYRTPPEAPSSMKPPRGEVVDMDFRKHQPSGNATTIGMVPLDFPSQALEMVNSVNQVISEAVPCETPVDIDMRELYFLIIHFLSHGPFKRTAGELCNELQEHQLLPRRYHAWYSRGGFHSGEEKDDGVSLPLGYLKLVERYPHIGKDHLLKLLNQLMVSSCRPGSLIGDVSSNAADVPTLLGSNSFSLLASDRARKDKETPSLPRYLRWPHIQADQVHGLSLREIGGFTKNHRAPSVRASCYAIAKPATLAEKMQIIKRLRGHQNAVYCATFDRTGHYVITGSDDRLVKIWAIETAFCLASCRGHEGDITDLAVSSNNAVVASSSNDFIIRVWRIPDGQPISVLKGHTGVVTAIAFSPRTGAAFQLLSSSDDGTCRIWDARYSQQSPRIYTPKPPDVVPGKSGDASSSAVQVQPTNHQILCCAFNANGTVFVTGSSDTFARVWNACKSFSEQNDQPNHEMDVLSGHENDVNYVQFSGCVVSRSFSSDSSHTTKEENNLKLRNSWFTHNIVTCSRDGSAIIWVPRSRRSHGKIGRWTRAYHLKVPPPPMAPQLLRGGPRQRYQPTPRGVNMIVWSLDNRFVLAAIMDCRICVWNASDGSLVHSLIGHKESTFVLDVHPFNPRIAMSAGYDGKTIIWDIWEGKPVQIYETGHFKLVDGKFSPDGTSLILTDEIGQIFIIGTGQGESQKDAQCDQFFLGDYRPLIQDTNGNAIDQETQLTPYRRNIQDLLCDSGMIPYPEPFQSMYQKRRLGTLGIEWRPPSVNFAVGPTYNASTGEYQMIPVIDPDRWEPLPEITDFIDLEPENEVISDDTDSEYDGLDDKSSEGEQEILSGDSSDASYSSAEIDENNLRNNANLRRSRRKKKKSDADLVTSSGRRVKKRNLDEHDVANVSRPHRSSKSKTGRLSKRKRSPEFRGLRPQRRAARNALSFFTKVGASTVDYEDDSENSLSDTEFNTESTEAEQSAWYSQPRLGRESNQHDSDVAQPSHFPETQESCGNNRKLVLRIPRRDSEIQYPSMVPLAATGHGAVEPEPAFEPGGSSACKAELPADGGQTATSLSSVHSYNTIKWGEVKLRSKRCRFGDSSTGDTRPSSNNAVSQDVGESCSQKTPHEYGNDSQQTVEQNVQRSQHAICLDSIHENHDTDVHSEGNFPGEERITNNDDTYAEEVNNKECNQQFDSTSQPASKLKLVSSRGFTDGTSSSDKSKATAVGSDMNFPHHKVSMQHDQASATDKNSTAFPSASRNFQEFTGKSTGLHDSRRLHFESAKTYGAVYRRKNLSKQKKSLDSDSHGNGDSTSVSNVSNDYGGHQPPDCSPVATVTGSLRRSVRRSCAYTDNGRARDTISHVKNSSHEASTSGRRIVTDGREWGSTSKTASLRSTRNKRGGCNSPDTHQLDNKQQASLKCWLMLLEHEDIYRYIPQHDDEVMYLRQGHEEYLSRMRLSGICPWNRIKGLKAVELCKIQGLLYTTYGGSGESCCKLKLKFIDDTSSGFGKEFTITLLEPVDFPDFLVERTRFEAAIVPNWVVRDRCRVWWADDGEEGGSWWEGGVSAIRAKSTDFPESPWEKYVIQYENDGSEHLHSPWELHDADNPMVPWKHPHIDSSIRNKLLSAVTTLQKMSHTNKDHYGVLKLDTVTGKSDFINRFPVQFSIEVIRARLHNNYYRTVEAVQHDATVMLENAESYFSKNTEMTKKILRLFEWIQDKILSL; encoded by the exons ATATCCCCACATCGGTAAAGACCACTTGCTGAAGCTTTTAAATCAACTCATGGTTAGTTCCTGCCGCCCAGGCAGCTTGATTGGAGATGTGTCTTCAAATGCTGCTGATGTTCCAACCCTTCTTGGCTCCAACTCATTTTCCCTTCTTGCAT CTGACAGGGCCAGGAAAGACAAGGAAACTCCCAGCTTGCCGAGGTATCTCCGTTGGCCGCACATACAGGCTGATCAAGTTCATGGTTTGAGTTTGAGAGAGATTGGTGGTTTCACTAAGAATCATCGAGCTCCATCTGTCCGTGCGTCATGCTATGCCATTGCGAAGCCAGCTACGCTTGCTGAAAAGATGCAGATTATAAAGAGATTGAGGGGACATCAAAATGCTGTGTATTGTG CTACTTTTGATCGCACAGGGCATTATGTTATTACTGGTTCTGATGACcgccttgttaaaatttgggcaaTAGAAACAGCATTTTGTCTGGCTAGCTGCCGAGGTCATGAA GGTGATATTACTGACCTCGCGGTGAGTTCCAACAATGCTGTGGTAGCATCTTCGTCCAATGATTTTATTATTAGAGTG TGGCGTATACCTGATGGCCAACCGATCTCAGTATTGAAGGGGCATACAGGGGTTGTAACTGCCATTGCATTTAGTCCAAGGACAGGTGCTGCTTTCCAGCTATTGTC GTCGTCAGATGACGGGACATGTAGAATTTGGGATGCTAGATATTCTCAACAATCTCCACGAATATATACACCAAAACCTCCTGATGTTGTCCCTG GAAAGAGTGGTGATGCATCTTCCAGTGCTGTTcaagttcaaccaacaaatcaccaAATCTTATGTTGTGCATTCAATGCTAATGGAACTGTGTTTGTTACTGGAAGCTCAGACACCTTTGCAAGG GTGTGGAATGCCTGCAAGAGTTTTTCTGAGCAAAATGACCAACCAAATCATGAGATGGATGTATTATCGGGTCACGAAAATGATGTAAACTACGTGCAGTTTAGTGGATGTGTCGTATCTAGATCCTTTTCATCTGACAGCAGTCACACCACTAAGGAAGAAAATAACCTTAAGCTAAGAAATTCATG GTTCACACACAATATTGTTACCTGTTCTCGTGACGGCAGCGCAATTATATGGGTTCCACGATCTCGGAGATCACAT GGAAAGATTGGACGCTGGACACGTGCTTACCATCTCAAGGTTCCCCCTCCTCCAATGGCTCCTCAACTGCTTCGTGGTGGTCCACGTCAGAGATATCAGCCAACTCCTCGTGGTGTCAATATGATTGTTTGGAGTTTGGACAACCGCTTTGTGCTTGCTGCTATCATGG ATTGCAGAATTTGTGTTTGGAATGCTTCTGATGGGAGCTTGGTACATTCACTGATTGGCCATAAGGAATCG ACATTTGTTCTTGATGTGCATCCATTCAACCCCCGTATAGCAATGAGTGCTGGGTATGATGGAAAGACAATCATCTGGGAT ATATGGGAAGGAAAACCTGTACAGATCTATGAAACTGGCCATTTTAAGCTAGTAGATGGGAAGTTCTCTCC GGATGGAACGTCACTTATCCTCACTGATGAAATCGGGCAAATATTCATTATTGGTACAGGACAGGGTGAGTCCCAGAAGGATGCGCAATGTGATCAG TTCTTTCTTGGAGACTATCGACCCCTTATTCAAGATACAAATGGAAATGCTATTGATCAG GAAACACAGCTCACACCTTATAGGAGAAATATTCAAGACCTTTTGTGTGACTCTG GTATGATACCATACCCAGAGCCTTTTCAAAGCATGTACCAGAAACGTCGGTTAGGTACCCTGGGTATAGAGTGGCGACCTCCCTCTGTAAATTTTGCTGTTGGCCCCACTTATAATGCAAGCACTGGCGAATACCAAATGATCCCAGTTATTGATCCAGATAGGTGGGAACCACTTCCAGAGATAACAGACTTCATTGATCTTGAACCAGAAAATGAAGTTATCTCTGATGATACTGATTCTGAGTACGATGGCTTGGATGACAAGTCTAGTGAAGGGGAACAGGAAATTTTGAGTGGGGATTCCTCTGATGCTTCATACTCAAGTGCAGAGATTGATGAGAATAACCTTAGAAATAATGCTAATCTTCGCAGATctagaagaaagaagaaaaaatcTGAT GCTGATCTTGTTACTTCATCTGGTCGGCGAGTTAAGAAAAGAAATTTGGATGAGCATGATGTGGCTAATGTGTCAAGGCCACATAGAAGTAGCAAATCTAAGACTGGGCGCCTTAGTAAAAGGAAAAGATCACCTGAATTTAGGGGATTGCGGCCACAAAGACGTGCTGCTCGCAATGCGCTCAGTTTTTTCACAAAGGTAGGAGCTTCAACAGTAGATTATGAAGATGACTCAGAGAACAGTCTCTCAGACACTGAATTTAACACAGAAAGCACTGAAGCTGAGCAGTCAGCATGGTATAGTCAGCCAAGACTTGGTAGAGAGAGTAACCAACATGATTCAGATGTTGCACAGCCTTCTCATTTCCCTGAAACTCAGGAAAGTTGTGGAAATAATAGAAAACTGGTCCTGAGGATACCACGCCGCGATTCAGAAATCCAATATCCTTCAATGGTGCCACTTGCGGCGACTGGACACGGAGCAGTTGAGCCGGAACCAGCTTTTGAGCCTGGAGGTTCCTCTGCTTGCAAGGCTGAACTACCAGCAGATGGAGGTCAAACTGCAACCTCTCTATCTTCTGTTCATAGTTACAACACAATCAAGTGGGGCGAGGTTAAGCTGCGATCAAAGCGCTGCAGGTTTGGTGATTCTTCTACTGGAGACACACGACCCTCTTCAAATAATGCAGTTTCACAGGATGTTGGCGAGTCTTGTAGTCAGAAGACACCTCATGAATATGGTAATGACAGCCAGCAAACAGTTGAGCAGAATGTACAAAGGAGTCAACATGCAATTTGTCTGGATAGCATCCATGAAAACCACGACACTGATGTTCATAGTGAAGGTAATTTTCCTGGTGAAGAAAGGATAACTAACAATGATGATACCTATGCAGAGGAAGTAAATAACAAAGAATGCAACCAACAGTTCGACAGTACTTCTCAGCCTGCCTCTAAACTGAAGTTGGTCAGTTCAAGAGGCTTTACAGATGGAACAAGTTCATCAGACAAGTCAAAGGCTACTGCAGTAGGGAGTGACATGAACTTTCCACATCATAAAGTTTCCATGCAGCATGATCAGGCTTCTGCCACCGATAAAAATAGCACTGCCTTCCCTAGTGCGTCTAGAAATTTCCAGGAATTCACAGGTAAAAGTACTGGTTTGCATGATTCAAGAAGATTGCACTTCGAATCTGCAAAGACGTACGGTGCAGTGTACAGAAGGAAAAATCTAAGTAAGCAAAAGAAAAGCTTGGATTCAGATTCTCATGGAAATGGAGATAGTACTTCCGTCTCCAACGTCTCCAACGATTATGGTGGGCATCAACCTCCAGACTGCAGCCCTGTTGCAACTGTTACAGGTAGTTTACGAAGAAGCGTAAGGAGGTCATGTGCATACACTGATAATGGTAGAGCAAGGGATACTATCTCTCATGTGAAAAATTCGTCCCATGAAGCATCAACTAGCGGGAGACGAATTGTTACAGATGGGCGTGAGTGGGGATCAACATCAAAGACTGCTAGTTTAAGGTCTACTAGGAACAAAAGAGGGGGTTGCAACTCTCCTGATACACATCAATTGGATAATAAGCAACAAGCATCCTTGAAATGTTGGTTGATGTTGCTGGAGCATGAAGATATTTACCGTTATATTCCTCAACATGACGATGAGGTTATGTACTTGCGCCAG GGCCATGAAGAATATCTTAGTAGAATGCGATTATCGGGTATTTGCCCATGGAATCGGATTAAAGGCCTCAAAGCTGTAGAGCTTTGCAAAATTCAGGGTCTTTTGTATACAACTTATGGAGGGTCTGGTGAAAGCTGCTGTAAGTTAAAACTTAAATTCATCGATGACACTTCAAGCGGATTTGGGAAAGAATTTACCATCACACTGCTTGAGCCGGTTGATTTCCCTGATTTTCTTGTGGAAAGAACACGGTTTGAAGCTGCTATTGTGCCGAACTGGGTTGTCAGAGATAGGTGCAGAGTTTGGTGGGCGGATGATGGGGAGGAAGGAGGAAGCTGGTGGGAGGGAGGGGTGTCGGCAATAAGAGCTAAGTCAACTGATTTTCCTGAGAGTCCATGGGAGAAATATGTCATACAATACGAGAATGATGGTTCTGAACATCTGCATAGCCCCTGGGAGCTCCATGATGCTGATAACCCGATGGTTCCATGGAAACATCCACATATTGATTCCAGTATCAGGAATAAATTGTTATCAGCAGTGACCACTTTACAGAAAATGTCTCACACAAACAAG GATCACTATGGCGTTCTGAAGTTAGATACTGTCACAGGGAAATCAGATTTCATAAACAG GTTTCCTGTCCAGTTTTCCATTGAGGTGATCAGGGCAAGACTGCATAACAACTACTATAGAACTGTGGAGGCTGTCCAACATGATGCCACTGTGATGCTTGAAAATGCCGAGTCTTACTTTTCGAAGAACACTGAAATGACGAAAAAGATTCTCAGGCTATTCGAGTGGATCCAAGATAAGATTCTATCACTGTAG